The following proteins come from a genomic window of Kitasatospora sp. NBC_01246:
- a CDS encoding DUF397 domain-containing protein has product MSTTFENGTTWRKSTHSGGNGACVEIATPAAGAVAVRDSKDPQGPQLNFSAEAWKAFAVDAGAGVFGGF; this is encoded by the coding sequence ATGAGCACCACCTTCGAGAACGGGACGACCTGGCGGAAGAGCACCCACAGCGGCGGCAACGGCGCCTGTGTGGAGATCGCCACGCCGGCTGCGGGCGCCGTCGCGGTGCGGGACTCCAAGGATCCCCAGGGTCCTCAGCTGAACTTCTCGGCCGAGGCCTGGAAGGCGTTCGCCGTCGATGCCGGAGCAGGGGTGTTCGGCGGCTTCTGA
- a CDS encoding ABC transporter permease, protein MSRAEAPAVPETVEAVESVESVGTAGTAGAVGAPGLPGGPGVTGRRAQTTAGFLALFRSELLLTFRRMRTIVLLGILGVLPVLIGVVVRIETDGSQGGGGPAFIAQVTQNGLFLVFTSLAVALPIFLPMTVGVVAGDSVAGEAAGGTLRYLLVAPAGRTRLLAAKFTAGLAFCLAATATVALAALATGAALFPLGEVTLISGETIGLGPALLRAVLVALVVAASLSGLVAIGLFISTLTGSGIAAMAATVSLVITVQILDSFPQLHAIQPFLFTHHWLSFGDLLREPMYWDGVLKNLGLQAAYVAVFGSAAWSRFTSRDITA, encoded by the coding sequence ATGTCGCGGGCTGAGGCTCCGGCCGTACCGGAGACGGTGGAGGCGGTGGAGTCGGTGGAGTCGGTGGGGACAGCGGGGACAGCGGGTGCGGTGGGTGCGCCGGGCCTGCCGGGCGGACCCGGGGTGACCGGGCGCCGGGCGCAGACGACGGCCGGGTTCCTGGCGCTGTTCCGCAGCGAGTTACTGCTGACCTTCCGCCGGATGCGGACGATCGTGCTGCTGGGGATCCTCGGGGTGCTGCCGGTCCTGATCGGTGTGGTGGTCAGGATCGAGACCGACGGGTCGCAGGGCGGCGGGGGCCCGGCCTTCATCGCGCAGGTGACGCAGAACGGCCTCTTCCTGGTCTTCACCTCGCTCGCGGTGGCCCTGCCGATCTTCCTGCCGATGACGGTCGGGGTGGTCGCCGGCGACTCGGTGGCCGGCGAGGCGGCCGGCGGCACCCTGCGCTACCTGCTGGTCGCGCCGGCCGGGCGGACCAGGCTGCTGGCCGCCAAGTTCACGGCCGGTCTGGCGTTCTGCCTGGCGGCGACGGCGACGGTCGCGCTGGCGGCGCTCGCCACCGGCGCCGCGCTGTTCCCGCTCGGCGAGGTCACGCTGATCTCCGGGGAGACCATCGGGCTCGGCCCGGCGCTGCTGCGGGCGGTGCTGGTGGCGCTGGTCGTGGCCGCCTCGCTGTCCGGACTGGTCGCGATCGGGCTCTTCATCTCGACGCTCACCGGCAGCGGCATCGCGGCGATGGCCGCCACCGTCAGCCTGGTGATCACCGTCCAGATCCTCGACAGCTTCCCCCAGCTGCACGCGATCCAGCCGTTCCTCTTCACCCACCACTGGCTGAGCTTCGGGGACCTGCTGCGCGAACCGATGTACTGGGACGGCGTGCTCAAGAACCTCGGGCTGCAGGCCGCGTACGTGGCCGTCTTCGGCTCGGCCGCGTGGTCGCGCTTCACCAGCCGGGACATCACCGCGTAG
- a CDS encoding ABC transporter ATP-binding protein, translating to MTRAPVTGDVTEPAGGRGAEVRPAPVAVPAVAPSTAPATGDGRSGSAAPSGSAAPSGSAAPSGSAAPSWSPSDAVISTRGLTKRFRGGQLAVDGLDLTVPRGSVFGFLGPNGSGKTTTIRMLMGLIAPTSGVATVLGASMPQSVTAVLPRVGALIEGPALYGFLSGRDNLARFDAADPTADPRTRRQRVTEALDRVGLTAAAGKKARAYSLGMKQRLGLASALLQPRELLVLDEPTNGLDPQGMREIRALIREVAAEGTTVFLSSHLLDEIEQVCTHAAVMSRGRLLVQGTVAELAARAQGRLVVRTPDVALAAGVLAAHRVRDVLPGEDRVEGAPDALAEDGLPELCAALVAAGVRVRGFGVERGTLEDAFVALTGEGFDVAG from the coding sequence ATGACCCGGGCTCCTGTAACGGGGGACGTTACGGAGCCGGCCGGGGGCCGGGGCGCCGAGGTGCGCCCGGCCCCCGTGGCCGTACCCGCCGTCGCCCCGTCCACTGCTCCCGCCACCGGCGACGGCCGGTCCGGGTCCGCCGCTCCCTCCGGGTCCGCCGCTCCCTCCGGATCCGCCGCTCCCTCCGGATCCGCCGCTCCGTCCTGGTCCCCGTCCGACGCCGTGATCAGCACCCGGGGGCTGACCAAGCGCTTCCGGGGCGGGCAGCTCGCCGTGGACGGGCTGGACCTGACCGTCCCCCGCGGTTCGGTCTTCGGCTTCCTCGGGCCCAACGGCTCCGGCAAGACCACCACCATCCGCATGCTGATGGGCCTGATCGCGCCCACCTCGGGGGTGGCCACCGTGCTCGGCGCGTCGATGCCGCAGTCCGTCACCGCGGTGCTGCCGCGGGTCGGCGCGCTGATCGAGGGCCCGGCGCTGTACGGCTTCCTCTCCGGCCGGGACAACCTGGCCCGGTTCGACGCGGCCGATCCGACCGCCGACCCGCGCACCCGCCGGCAGCGGGTCACCGAAGCGCTGGACCGGGTGGGGCTGACCGCCGCGGCCGGGAAGAAGGCGCGGGCGTACTCGCTCGGCATGAAGCAGCGGCTCGGCCTGGCCTCGGCCCTGCTCCAGCCGCGCGAGCTGCTGGTGCTGGACGAGCCGACCAACGGCCTCGACCCGCAGGGCATGCGGGAGATCCGGGCGCTGATCCGGGAGGTGGCGGCCGAGGGAACCACGGTCTTCCTCTCCTCCCACCTGCTGGACGAGATCGAGCAGGTCTGCACGCACGCCGCGGTGATGTCGCGCGGCCGGCTGCTGGTGCAGGGCACCGTGGCCGAGCTGGCCGCCCGGGCCCAGGGGCGGCTGGTGGTCCGCACCCCCGACGTGGCGCTGGCCGCCGGGGTGCTGGCGGCGCACCGGGTCCGCGACGTGCTGCCGGGCGAGGACCGGGTCGAGGGGGCGCCGGACGCGCTCGCCGAGGACGGCCTGCCGGAGCTCTGCGCGGCGCTGGTCGCGGCCGGGGTGCGGGTGCGGGGCTTCGGAGTGGAGCGGGGCACCTTGGAGGACGCCTTCGTGGCGCTGACCGGGGAGGGCTTCGATGTCGCGGGCTGA
- a CDS encoding bifunctional FO biosynthesis protein CofGH produces the protein MDATFTPTANAMRRALRRARDGVALDAAEAAVLLRARGADLTDLCASAARVRDAGLATAGRPGVITYSKSVFIPLTRLCRDKCHYCTFATVPGKLRRAAQGTARELPGRSHGMFMSPDEVLEVARRGAELGCKEALITLGDKPEDRWPEAREWLDAHGYDDTIAYVRAMSIRVLEETGLLPHLNPGVLSWTDFQRLKPVSASMGMMLETTATRLWSEPGGPHYGSPDKEPAVRLRVLEDAGRSSVPFTSGLLIGIGETYEERAESLFALRRVSRAYHGIQELILQNFRAKPDTAMRGMPDAELDELVATVAVARHIMGPAACLQAPPNLVDGEYERLIGAGIDDWGGVSPLTPDHVNPERPWPQIDRLAERSAAAGFELRERLAVYPEYVRHGEPWLDPRVLPHVRALSDPETGLARPDAVVQGLPWQEPEDLPAAYGRTDLHATIDTEGRTGDRRADFEDVYGDWQVLREQVLAKGAPERLAGDLRGALATAADDPARLTDDQALALFHADGPALDALCRIADDVRRAAVGEDVTYCVTRNINFTNVCYTGCRFCAFAQRRTDADAYTLSLEQVADRAAQAWEVGATEVCMQGGIHPDLPGTAYFDIARAVKERVPGIHVHAFSPMEVVNGATRTGLSIRDWLQEAKAAGLDSIPGTAAEILDDDVRWVLTKGKLPAATWVEVVTTAHELGIRSSSTMMYGHVDNPGHWLGHLRLLAEIQQRTGGFTEFVTLPFIHTNAPVYLAGIARPGPTARDNRAVVAMARLLLHPHIPNIQTSWVKLGAEGAAEMLRSGANDLGGTLMEETISRMAGSAYGSYKSVRDLRAIAEAAGRPHRQRTTTYGEVPAERLAAALASDGHLPELLPVLD, from the coding sequence ATGGACGCAACCTTCACCCCGACTGCGAACGCGATGCGGCGCGCCCTGCGCCGTGCCCGGGACGGTGTCGCGCTGGACGCGGCAGAGGCTGCGGTGCTGCTCCGGGCCAGAGGCGCGGACCTGACGGACCTCTGCGCGAGTGCGGCCCGGGTGCGCGACGCGGGCCTCGCGACGGCGGGCCGGCCCGGCGTCATCACCTACTCCAAGAGCGTGTTCATCCCGCTCACCCGGCTCTGCCGCGACAAGTGCCACTACTGCACCTTCGCCACCGTCCCCGGCAAGCTGCGCCGGGCCGCGCAGGGCACGGCGCGGGAGCTCCCCGGGCGCAGCCACGGGATGTTCATGTCGCCCGACGAGGTGCTGGAGGTGGCCCGGCGCGGGGCCGAACTGGGGTGCAAGGAAGCGCTGATCACCCTCGGGGACAAGCCCGAGGACCGCTGGCCCGAGGCCCGCGAGTGGCTGGACGCGCACGGCTACGACGACACCATCGCCTACGTCAGGGCGATGTCCATCCGCGTCCTGGAGGAGACCGGCCTGCTGCCGCACCTCAATCCCGGAGTGCTGAGCTGGACGGACTTCCAGCGGCTCAAGCCGGTCTCGGCCTCCATGGGCATGATGCTGGAGACCACCGCGACCCGGCTCTGGAGCGAGCCCGGCGGCCCGCACTACGGCTCGCCGGACAAGGAGCCGGCCGTCCGGCTCCGGGTCCTGGAGGACGCCGGACGCAGCTCGGTGCCGTTCACCAGCGGGCTGCTGATCGGCATCGGCGAGACGTACGAGGAGCGCGCGGAGTCGCTCTTCGCGCTGCGCCGGGTTTCCCGGGCCTATCACGGCATCCAGGAGCTGATCCTGCAGAACTTCCGCGCCAAGCCGGACACGGCGATGCGCGGCATGCCCGACGCCGAGCTGGACGAGCTGGTCGCCACCGTCGCGGTGGCCCGGCACATCATGGGCCCGGCGGCCTGCCTCCAGGCGCCGCCGAACCTGGTGGACGGCGAGTACGAGCGGCTCATCGGCGCGGGGATCGACGACTGGGGCGGCGTCTCGCCGCTGACGCCCGACCACGTGAACCCCGAGCGCCCCTGGCCGCAGATCGACCGGCTGGCGGAGCGTTCGGCGGCGGCCGGCTTCGAGCTGCGCGAGCGGCTCGCCGTCTATCCCGAGTACGTCCGGCACGGCGAGCCGTGGCTGGATCCGCGGGTGCTGCCGCACGTCCGGGCGCTGTCCGACCCGGAGACCGGGCTGGCCCGCCCGGACGCCGTGGTCCAGGGCCTCCCCTGGCAGGAGCCGGAGGACCTGCCCGCCGCGTACGGGCGGACAGACCTGCACGCCACCATCGACACCGAGGGCCGCACCGGCGACCGCCGGGCCGACTTCGAGGACGTGTACGGGGACTGGCAGGTGCTGCGCGAGCAGGTGCTCGCCAAGGGCGCCCCGGAGCGCCTCGCCGGCGATCTGCGCGGGGCGCTGGCGACGGCCGCCGACGACCCCGCCCGGCTGACGGACGACCAGGCGCTGGCGCTGTTCCACGCGGACGGCCCGGCCCTGGACGCGCTCTGCCGGATCGCCGACGACGTGCGCCGCGCCGCGGTCGGCGAGGACGTCACCTACTGCGTCACCCGGAACATCAACTTCACCAACGTCTGCTACACCGGCTGCCGGTTCTGCGCCTTCGCCCAGCGCCGCACCGACGCGGACGCCTACACCCTCTCCCTGGAGCAGGTGGCCGACCGGGCCGCGCAGGCCTGGGAGGTCGGCGCCACCGAGGTCTGCATGCAGGGCGGCATCCACCCCGACCTGCCCGGGACGGCCTACTTCGACATCGCGCGCGCGGTGAAGGAGCGGGTGCCCGGCATCCACGTGCACGCCTTCTCGCCGATGGAGGTGGTCAACGGCGCGACCCGGACCGGCCTCTCGATCCGCGACTGGCTCCAGGAGGCGAAGGCGGCGGGGCTGGACAGCATCCCGGGCACGGCAGCCGAGATCCTGGACGACGACGTCCGCTGGGTGCTGACCAAGGGCAAGCTGCCCGCCGCGACCTGGGTGGAGGTCGTCACCACCGCGCACGAGCTGGGCATCCGCTCCTCGTCCACGATGATGTACGGCCACGTGGACAACCCGGGCCACTGGCTGGGCCACCTGCGGCTGCTGGCGGAGATCCAGCAGCGCACCGGCGGGTTCACCGAGTTCGTGACGCTGCCGTTCATCCACACCAACGCCCCGGTCTACCTGGCCGGCATCGCCCGGCCCGGGCCGACCGCGCGGGACAACCGGGCGGTGGTCGCGATGGCGCGGCTGCTCCTGCACCCGCACATCCCCAACATCCAGACCAGCTGGGTGAAGCTGGGGGCCGAGGGCGCGGCCGAGATGCTCCGCTCGGGCGCCAACGACCTGGGCGGCACCCTGATGGAGGAGACCATCTCGCGGATGGCCGGGTCGGCGTACGGCAGTTACAAGTCGGTCCGGGACCTGCGGGCGATCGCCGAGGCGGCGGGGCGCCCGCACCGGCAGCGCACCACCACCTACGGCGAGGTGCCCGCCGAGCGGCTGGCCGCGGCCCTGGCCTCGGACGGCCACCTGCCGGAGCTGCTGCCGGTCCTGGACTGA
- a CDS encoding TetR/AcrR family transcriptional regulator, with the protein MASERSSAGDPARTLALLWGVSTEEKPGRRGPRQAKSPAEIAAVAIALADADGVDAVTMRRVAQELGVSPMALYTYVPGKAELLDLMLDTVYATMPRSAPSDEGWRARVAAVADDNRALYRAHPWVASISTSRPPLGPGLMAKYEYELCALEGTGLPDVELDAALTHLLGFVQTCARMGADDRAAQQDSAMTDEQWWAANADLLARVFDAERYPVAARVGAAAGEVHGGAYSADHAYAFGLARVLDGFAALIAER; encoded by the coding sequence GTGAACGCAGCAGTGCGGGGGATCCGGCGCGGACGCTGGCACTGCTCTGGGGCGTGTCGACCGAGGAGAAGCCGGGCCGTCGTGGTCCCCGGCAGGCGAAGTCGCCCGCGGAGATCGCGGCCGTGGCGATCGCGCTGGCCGACGCCGACGGCGTGGACGCGGTGACGATGCGGCGAGTGGCGCAGGAGCTGGGCGTCTCCCCGATGGCGCTCTACACGTACGTCCCCGGCAAGGCCGAGCTGCTCGACCTGATGCTGGACACCGTCTACGCGACCATGCCGCGCAGCGCCCCCTCCGACGAGGGCTGGCGGGCCAGGGTCGCCGCGGTCGCGGACGACAACCGCGCGCTCTACCGCGCCCACCCCTGGGTGGCGAGCATCTCGACCAGCCGTCCGCCGCTGGGGCCGGGGCTGATGGCCAAGTACGAGTACGAGTTGTGCGCTCTGGAGGGCACCGGGCTGCCGGACGTGGAGCTGGACGCCGCGCTCACCCACCTGCTGGGTTTCGTCCAGACCTGTGCCCGGATGGGGGCCGACGACCGCGCCGCGCAGCAGGACAGTGCGATGACCGACGAGCAGTGGTGGGCGGCCAACGCTGACCTGCTGGCCCGGGTCTTCGACGCCGAGCGGTACCCGGTCGCCGCCCGTGTCGGTGCGGCCGCCGGCGAGGTGCACGGCGGCGCGTACAGCGCGGACCACGCGTACGCCTTCGGCCTGGCCCGAGTGCTGGACGGGTTCGCGGCGCTGATCGCGGAGCGGTAG
- a CDS encoding LolA family protein, with protein MTDDTTTERHPGGGVPYRSGRRTAVRVAVPLAVAGTIAAGIGLVPALADDAPPNLPALTAEQVVAKALGSQAQTLSGTVSVSADLGVPSQLFSAAGGGLGSGGAGQGSSAAPEAKLAGLLGGDHTLRVAVDGPDRQRVGLIENLSEYELVHNGDQVWAWDSSTNEAVHLTAPQGARPEGHRGGAPLTGVPTTPAEAAKEFLAAGAGTTAVTVDGTANVAGQKAYQLSVKPTQSGSTIGEVRIAVAADNGVPLAVVVKGTDGSAVLDVHFKDVSFARPAAKSFEFSAPKGAKVTEQRAEVGGEGRQAPGGAPEQPGADGLNVVGEGWTTVLSTRLPSGDAAPAPAESGKQGRHGGEGRAPGQSVQGLVKSLGKPVQGGSLISTKVLNVLVTDDGRVFAGAVTLPVLQSAAGVK; from the coding sequence ATGACGGACGACACGACGACTGAACGACACCCGGGCGGCGGCGTGCCCTACCGCTCGGGCCGGCGCACCGCGGTGCGGGTGGCGGTGCCGCTGGCGGTGGCGGGCACGATCGCCGCGGGCATCGGGCTGGTGCCCGCGCTGGCGGACGACGCCCCGCCGAACCTGCCCGCGTTGACGGCGGAGCAGGTGGTGGCGAAGGCGCTCGGCTCGCAGGCCCAGACGCTCTCGGGGACGGTCTCGGTCTCCGCGGACCTCGGGGTGCCCAGCCAGCTGTTCTCGGCCGCGGGCGGCGGACTCGGCTCCGGCGGCGCCGGCCAGGGCTCCTCGGCCGCGCCGGAGGCCAAGCTGGCCGGCCTGCTCGGCGGGGACCACACCCTGCGGGTCGCGGTGGACGGTCCGGACCGCCAGCGCGTCGGCCTGATCGAGAACCTCTCCGAGTACGAGCTGGTGCACAACGGCGACCAGGTCTGGGCCTGGGACAGCTCCACCAACGAGGCCGTGCACCTGACGGCCCCGCAGGGCGCCCGGCCCGAGGGCCACCGGGGCGGGGCGCCGCTCACCGGGGTGCCGACCACGCCGGCCGAGGCGGCCAAGGAGTTCCTCGCGGCGGGCGCGGGCACCACCGCCGTCACCGTCGACGGCACGGCGAACGTCGCCGGGCAGAAGGCGTACCAGCTCAGCGTGAAGCCCACCCAGTCCGGCTCCACCATCGGCGAGGTGCGGATCGCGGTGGCCGCCGACAACGGCGTGCCGCTCGCGGTGGTGGTCAAGGGGACGGACGGCTCCGCCGTGCTGGACGTCCACTTCAAGGACGTCTCCTTCGCCAGGCCGGCCGCCAAGTCCTTCGAGTTCTCCGCCCCCAAGGGCGCCAAGGTGACGGAGCAGCGGGCGGAGGTCGGCGGCGAGGGCCGGCAGGCCCCCGGCGGCGCGCCGGAGCAGCCGGGCGCCGACGGCCTGAACGTCGTCGGCGAGGGCTGGACGACGGTGCTGAGCACCCGGCTGCCCAGCGGCGACGCCGCCCCGGCACCGGCGGAGTCCGGCAAGCAGGGCCGGCACGGGGGCGAGGGCCGGGCGCCGGGCCAGAGCGTGCAGGGCCTGGTCAAGTCGCTCGGCAAGCCCGTCCAGGGCGGCAGCCTGATCAGCACCAAGGTGCTGAACGTGCTGGTCACGGATGACGGCCGGGTGTTCGCCGGTGCGGTGACGCTGCCGGTGCTGCAGAGTGCGGCCGGGGTGAAGTAA
- a CDS encoding SDR family oxidoreductase — MYVVTGATGQLGRLVVEGLLAEVPAGEVAVVVRSAEKAADLAARGVTVRVADYDRPESLAGSFAAGDRVLLISGSEVGRRIPQHTAVIEAARAAGVALLAYTSAPGVATFRLADEHKATEAAIRESGLPFSFLRNGWYTENYLGDAAGTVARGVVIGSAGQGRVATAPRADYAAAAVAVLLGEGDEGGHADTVYELSGDVAWSLSELAAELARVSGRPVEHREVTPAEHRAVLVGAGLPEGFADVLVDVDAGIARGELAGTPGDLARLIGRPTVPLAESVRTALGA, encoded by the coding sequence ATGTACGTCGTCACCGGTGCCACCGGACAGCTCGGCCGGCTGGTCGTCGAGGGCCTGCTGGCCGAGGTCCCCGCCGGGGAGGTGGCGGTGGTCGTCCGCTCCGCCGAGAAGGCCGCCGACCTCGCCGCCCGCGGCGTGACCGTCCGGGTGGCCGACTACGACCGTCCGGAGAGCCTGGCGGGCTCCTTCGCGGCCGGCGACCGGGTGTTGCTCATCTCGGGCAGCGAGGTCGGCCGCCGCATCCCGCAGCACACCGCCGTGATCGAGGCGGCGCGCGCCGCCGGCGTCGCGCTGCTCGCGTACACCAGTGCGCCCGGCGTGGCCACCTTCCGGCTGGCGGACGAGCACAAGGCCACCGAGGCGGCGATCCGGGAGTCCGGGCTGCCCTTCTCGTTCCTCCGCAACGGCTGGTACACCGAGAACTACCTGGGCGACGCCGCCGGCACGGTGGCGCGCGGCGTGGTGATCGGCAGCGCCGGGCAGGGCCGGGTGGCCACCGCCCCGCGTGCGGACTACGCCGCCGCGGCGGTCGCTGTGCTGCTCGGCGAGGGGGACGAGGGTGGTCACGCGGACACCGTGTACGAGCTCAGCGGTGACGTCGCGTGGAGCCTGTCGGAGCTGGCCGCCGAGCTGGCGCGAGTCTCGGGCCGACCCGTCGAGCACCGCGAGGTGACCCCGGCCGAGCACCGCGCGGTCCTGGTCGGCGCGGGCCTGCCGGAGGGTTTCGCCGACGTCCTGGTGGACGTGGACGCCGGTATCGCACGCGGCGAACTGGCCGGCACCCCGGGTGACCTGGCCCGGCTGATCGGCCGTCCGACCGTCCCGCTGGCGGAGAGCGTGCGCACGGCGCTGGGCGCCTGA
- a CDS encoding winged helix-turn-helix transcriptional regulator, producing MCPSRGVLEHVTSRWGVLVLAALDERGYRFSELRRRVSGVSEKMLAQTLQTLERDGFVLREAHPVIPPRVDYSLTPLGREAAQLVAALARWSEQRVPVVQEARAGYDARPR from the coding sequence ATGTGCCCCTCCCGCGGCGTACTGGAGCACGTCACCAGCCGGTGGGGCGTCCTGGTGCTGGCGGCGCTGGACGAACGCGGCTACCGGTTCAGCGAGCTGCGCCGGCGGGTGTCCGGGGTGAGCGAGAAGATGCTCGCGCAGACCCTGCAGACCCTGGAGCGCGACGGCTTCGTCCTCCGCGAGGCCCATCCGGTGATCCCGCCACGGGTGGACTACAGCCTCACCCCGCTCGGCCGGGAGGCCGCCCAGTTGGTGGCGGCCCTCGCCCGCTGGTCCGAGCAGCGCGTCCCCGTCGTCCAGGAGGCCCGCGCCGGGTACGACGCCCGCCCGCGCTGA
- the rarD gene encoding EamA family transporter RarD produces the protein MAETTQQEAGRGLWYGLAAYGMWGLFPLFWPLLEPAAADDILANRMVWSLVAVVVLLLAQRHWGWIRPLLRQPRRLAMLGGAAAVISVNWGVYIWGVNAGHVVETSLGYFINPLVTIAFGVVVLKERLRPAQWAAVGIGALAVAVLTVGYGRLPWIALTLAFSFGTYGLLKKTVGLSGLESLAAESAFMFPFALGYLVYLALVGRGTFGHTVAGSFGWGHSGLLMLSGVITAIPLLCFGAAAVRVPLTVLGLLQYLAPLFQFLIGVTVFHESMPPARWAGFSLVWAALALLTWDALRRVRSDRAERAAVLARSAAAVPADALGPADAPATPATTSSPATAPTPPLDATPAPTR, from the coding sequence ATGGCGGAGACAACCCAGCAGGAGGCCGGCCGGGGCCTTTGGTACGGCCTGGCGGCGTACGGGATGTGGGGGCTCTTCCCGTTGTTCTGGCCGCTGCTGGAGCCGGCCGCCGCCGACGACATCCTCGCCAACCGGATGGTCTGGTCACTGGTCGCCGTCGTCGTACTGCTGCTCGCCCAGCGGCACTGGGGCTGGATACGCCCGCTGCTGCGCCAGCCCCGCCGACTCGCCATGCTGGGCGGGGCCGCCGCCGTGATCTCGGTCAACTGGGGCGTCTACATCTGGGGGGTCAACGCCGGTCACGTCGTCGAGACCAGCCTCGGCTACTTCATCAACCCGCTGGTCACCATCGCCTTCGGCGTGGTGGTGCTCAAGGAGCGGCTGCGGCCCGCGCAGTGGGCTGCCGTCGGCATCGGCGCCCTCGCGGTGGCGGTGCTGACCGTCGGCTACGGACGGCTGCCCTGGATCGCGCTGACCCTGGCCTTCTCCTTCGGGACGTACGGGCTGCTCAAGAAGACGGTCGGGCTGAGCGGGCTGGAGAGCCTGGCCGCCGAGAGCGCCTTCATGTTCCCGTTCGCCCTCGGGTACCTGGTCTACCTGGCACTCGTCGGCCGCGGCACCTTCGGGCACACCGTGGCGGGGTCGTTCGGCTGGGGGCACTCCGGGCTGCTGATGCTCAGCGGGGTGATCACCGCGATCCCGCTGCTCTGCTTCGGCGCGGCGGCGGTCCGGGTGCCGCTCACCGTGCTCGGGCTGCTGCAGTACCTGGCGCCGTTGTTCCAGTTCCTGATCGGTGTCACGGTGTTCCACGAGTCCATGCCGCCCGCCCGCTGGGCCGGCTTCTCGCTGGTCTGGGCCGCGCTGGCGCTGCTGACCTGGGACGCGCTGCGCCGGGTGCGGAGCGATCGGGCGGAGCGGGCCGCCGTCCTGGCCCGGTCGGCCGCCGCCGTCCCGGCCGACGCCCTGGGCCCGGCCGACGCCCCGGCCACCCCGGCCACTACGTCCAGCCCGGCTACCGCACCCACCCCGCCCCTCGACGCGACCCCGGCGCCCACCCGCTGA
- a CDS encoding ADP-ribosylglycohydrolase family protein, with protein MPLWSRAQQQDFRSRVRGCLLGGAIGDALGAGVEFESLEKIRAAHGPLGVTGYIPAYGRLGAVTDDTQMVLFTVDGLIRAHIRRDTGSWHPPTDLHLAYLRWAATQRDWGPDERRTDLGWLGREEWLYAQRAPGQACLSGLSGPDADRLGTVEVPKNPHSKGCGTVMRAAPFGLLTTWEPGLVFQLAVECSVLTHGHPTGYLSAGALAVIVQTVARGGTLEEGVHLALALLSERPAHEETTAALRAALDAVRAGEPSAERVEALGEGWVAEEALAIGVYCALVAHDVRSGLLLAVNHSGDSDSTGAICGNLLGVLHGDSALPPGLVAALEGRGALLELADDFVLELMHGPELHGLDTPEGAAWADRYPVLR; from the coding sequence ATGCCACTGTGGTCACGAGCCCAGCAGCAGGACTTCCGCAGCCGGGTGCGGGGCTGTCTGCTCGGCGGGGCGATCGGTGACGCGCTCGGCGCGGGCGTCGAGTTCGAGTCGCTGGAGAAGATCCGAGCCGCGCACGGCCCGCTCGGCGTGACCGGCTACATACCCGCCTACGGGCGGCTCGGGGCGGTCACCGACGACACCCAGATGGTGCTCTTCACCGTGGACGGGCTGATCCGCGCCCACATCCGGCGCGACACCGGCAGCTGGCACCCGCCCACCGACCTCCACCTCGCCTATCTGCGCTGGGCCGCCACCCAGCGGGACTGGGGCCCGGACGAGCGCCGCACCGACCTCGGCTGGCTCGGCCGCGAGGAGTGGCTGTACGCCCAGCGCGCCCCCGGCCAGGCCTGCCTGTCCGGCCTCTCCGGCCCGGACGCGGACCGCCTCGGCACCGTGGAGGTGCCCAAGAACCCGCACTCCAAGGGCTGCGGCACGGTGATGCGGGCGGCGCCGTTCGGGCTGCTCACCACCTGGGAGCCGGGCCTGGTGTTCCAGCTGGCCGTGGAGTGCTCGGTGCTGACGCACGGCCACCCCACCGGCTACCTCTCGGCCGGCGCCCTGGCGGTGATCGTCCAGACGGTGGCCCGCGGCGGCACCCTGGAGGAGGGCGTCCACCTGGCGCTCGCCCTGCTCTCCGAGCGGCCGGCGCACGAGGAGACCACGGCGGCGCTGCGGGCGGCGCTGGACGCGGTACGGGCCGGCGAGCCGTCGGCGGAACGGGTCGAGGCGCTGGGCGAGGGCTGGGTCGCCGAGGAGGCGCTGGCGATCGGGGTGTACTGCGCGCTGGTCGCCCACGACGTGCGCTCGGGCCTGCTGCTGGCGGTGAACCACTCGGGGGACAGCGACTCCACCGGCGCCATCTGCGGCAACCTGCTCGGGGTGCTGCACGGGGACAGCGCCCTGCCGCCCGGCCTGGTGGCCGCGCTGGAGGGGCGCGGCGCCCTGCTCGAACTGGCCGACGACTTCGTCCTGGAGCTGATGCACGGGCCGGAGCTGCACGGCCTGGACACCCCGGAGGGCGCCGCCTGGGCGGACCGCTACCCGGTGCTGCGCTGA